A window of Piliocolobus tephrosceles isolate RC106 chromosome 13, ASM277652v3, whole genome shotgun sequence contains these coding sequences:
- the RBMXL2 gene encoding RNA-binding motif protein, X-linked-like-2 — MVEADRPGKLFIGGLNLETDEKALEAEFGKYGRIVEVLLMKDRETNKSRGFAFVTFESPADAKAAARDMNGKSLDGKAIKVAQATKPAFESSRRGPPPPRSRGRPRFLRGTRGGGGGGPRRSPSRGGPDDDGGYAGDFDLRPSRAPMPMKRGPPPPRRAGPPPKRAAPSGLARSSGGGMRGRALAMRGRDGYSGPPRREPPPPRRDPYLGPRDEGYSSRDSYSSRDYREPRGFAHSPREYTHREYSHSSVRDDYPLRSYGDRDGYGCRDRDYGDHPSRGSYREPFESYGDLRGGAPGRGTPPSYGGGGRYEEYRGCSPDAYSGGRDSYSSSYGRSDRYSRGRDRVGRPDRGLSLSMERGCPPRRDSYSRSGCRVPRGGGRLGGRMERGGGQSRY, encoded by the coding sequence ATGGTTGAAGCGGATCGCCCGGGGAAGCTGTTCATTGGAGGCCTCAACCTCGAAACCGACGAGAAAGCCCTCGAAGCCGAGTTTGGCAAGTATGGCCGCATCGTCGAGGTGCTTCTGATGAAAGACAGAGAAACCAACAAGTCGAGGGGCTTCGCGTTCGTCACCTTCGAAAGCCCCGCAGACGCCAAGGCCGCCGCCAGAGACATGAACGGCAAGTCCCTGGATGGTAAGGCCATCAAGGTGGCCCAGGCCACCAAACCGGCGTTCGAGAGCAGCCGGCGGGGCCCGCCGCCTCCCCGCAGCCGCGGTCGCCCGAGGTTCCTGCGCGGAACCCGCGGGGGTGGTGGCGGCGGCCCGCGGCGTTCCCCCTCCCGGGGCGGGCCCGATGACGACGGCGGCTACGCGGGAGATTTCGACCTGCGGCCCTCCAGGGCCCCGATGCCCATGAAGCGCGGGCCGCCGCCGCCACGCAGGGCCGGCCCACCCCCGAAGAGGGCCGCGCCGTCGGGTCTGGCCCGCAGCAGCGGCGGTGGAATGCGCGGGAGGGCCCTGGCCATGCGGGGGCGAGACGGCTACTCAGGCCCACCTCGCCGAGAGCCGCCGCCCCCGCGCCGCGACCCCTACCTGGGCCCGCGGGATGAGGGCTACTCGTCCAGAGACAGCTACTCGAGCCGAGACTACCGTGAACCCCGGGGTTTTGCCCACTCGCCGAGAGAGTACACCCACCGCGAATACAGCCACTCCAGTGTCCGGGACGACTATCCCTTGAGAAGCTACGGCGACCGAGACGGCTACGGGTGTCGCGACCGTGACTACGGGGATCATCCCAGCAGAGGTTCCTACCGAGAGCCCTTTGAGAGCTACGGAGACCTGCGCGGCGGCGCCCCGGGACGGGGGACACCGCCATCTTACGGAGGAGGAGGCCGCTACGAGGAGTACCGGGGCTGCTCACCAGATGCCTACAGTGGCGGCCGCGACAGTTACAGCAGCAGTTATGGTCGGAGCGACCGCTACTCGAGGGGCCGAGACCGGGTGGGCAGACCAGATCGTGGGCTGTCTCTGTCCATGGAAAGGGGATGCCCTCCCCGGCGTGATTCTTACAGCCGGTCGGGCTGCAGGGTGCCTAGGGGCGGAGGCCGTCTAGGAGGCCGCATGGAGAGAGGAGGAGGCCAGAGCAGATACTAA